Proteins encoded together in one Stutzerimonas stutzeri window:
- the pedF gene encoding cytochrome c-550 PedF yields MNNKIILRALLAAGVLGVSGLVFAHGDVTPQAVNTKGLPALGEEWLDENPYRAPSEHHDLAVQIGSSAYNQNCARCHGLEAISGGIAPDLRELEASYDGDEWYKERVINGAVRDGAVYMPRMADTLSQEALWAIRTYIESEAAKQ; encoded by the coding sequence ATGAACAACAAGATCATTTTGCGCGCACTGCTGGCAGCGGGTGTCCTCGGGGTTTCCGGACTGGTATTTGCCCATGGCGACGTGACGCCACAGGCGGTCAACACCAAAGGCCTGCCGGCGCTGGGTGAGGAGTGGCTGGACGAGAACCCCTATCGCGCGCCGAGCGAGCACCACGACCTCGCCGTGCAGATCGGCTCCTCCGCCTACAACCAGAACTGCGCCCGTTGCCATGGCCTGGAAGCCATTTCCGGCGGTATCGCTCCGGACCTGCGCGAGCTGGAAGCCAGCTACGACGGCGACGAGTGGTACAAGGAGCGCGTGATCAACGGCGCCGTGCGTGACGGTGCGGTGTACATGCCGCGCATGGCCGACACCCTCAGTCAGGAAGCGCTGTGGGCGATCCGTACCTATATCGAAAGCGAAGCGGCCAAGCAGTGA
- a CDS encoding substrate-binding protein, translating into MFHPILLFTLLLLPLASANAAQPIRLGLNYPSTGNYKSEGLELSRGALLAVDEINGRGGVLGRPLQLVSLNSAARAEKAEANIDRFASQGTVMVFGGANSEEALAAGQRARQLGLLYFPTLGYANEITGRDGHRHLFRESNSAWMSARVLGEYLSWHMPNRRYYYISLDDAWGRSMEQALREATKSRDRARHGYSKIAERGARRGDYLAALQKAAASDADVLVIVLLGQDLVQTMRLAQTLELGKRMQIIVPNLTQSIVEQAGPLVMENVIGTEAWTWRVPKLVDSVEGQTFVDRFIAQHQAYPGSTAASAYGIVRQWAAAAQRAGSLDSEAVIAALEGHRYRLLKDEQYWRDFDHQNVQSIYAVRVRNRSEIMQDRFKQDYFTIIHRMDGEEAAPSLDDWQQERGDQLQLQ; encoded by the coding sequence ATGTTTCACCCGATCCTGCTCTTCACCCTCCTCCTCCTGCCCCTCGCCAGCGCCAATGCCGCCCAGCCGATCCGCCTGGGGCTCAATTACCCGAGCACCGGCAACTACAAGTCCGAAGGCCTTGAACTGAGTCGCGGCGCCCTGCTCGCCGTGGACGAGATCAACGGGCGCGGCGGTGTGCTCGGTCGTCCGCTACAGCTGGTCAGCCTCAATTCGGCTGCACGCGCGGAAAAGGCCGAGGCGAATATCGATCGTTTTGCCAGCCAGGGCACCGTCATGGTGTTCGGTGGCGCCAACAGCGAGGAAGCCCTCGCCGCCGGGCAGCGGGCACGCCAGCTAGGACTGCTGTACTTCCCGACCCTCGGCTACGCCAACGAGATCACCGGCCGCGACGGCCATCGCCATCTGTTCCGCGAATCCAACAGCGCCTGGATGAGCGCGCGGGTGCTGGGCGAGTACCTCAGCTGGCACATGCCCAACCGGCGTTACTACTACATCAGCCTCGACGACGCCTGGGGCCGCAGCATGGAACAGGCCCTGCGCGAGGCGACCAAGAGCCGCGACCGTGCCCGTCACGGCTATTCGAAGATCGCCGAGCGTGGCGCACGCCGCGGTGACTACCTGGCGGCACTGCAGAAGGCTGCCGCCAGCGACGCCGACGTACTGGTGATCGTGCTGCTCGGTCAGGACCTGGTACAGACCATGCGCCTGGCACAGACGCTGGAACTGGGCAAGCGCATGCAGATCATCGTGCCCAATCTGACCCAGAGCATCGTCGAGCAGGCCGGACCGCTGGTCATGGAGAACGTGATCGGAACCGAGGCCTGGACCTGGCGCGTGCCCAAGCTGGTGGACAGCGTCGAAGGGCAGACCTTCGTCGACCGTTTCATCGCCCAGCACCAGGCCTACCCTGGCAGCACCGCCGCCTCGGCCTATGGGATCGTCCGGCAGTGGGCGGCCGCGGCACAGCGTGCCGGCAGCCTGGACAGCGAAGCGGTGATCGCGGCCCTGGAAGGCCATCGCTATCGCCTGCTCAAGGACGAGCAGTACTGGCGCGACTTCGACCATCAGAACGTGCAGAGCATCTACGCCGTGCGGGTCCGCAACCGCAGCGAAATCATGCAGGACCGTTTCAAGCAGGATTACTTCACCATCATCCACCGCATGGATGGCGAAGAAGCTGCGCCAAGCCTGGATGACTGGCAACAGGAACGCGGCGATCAGCTACAGCTGCAGTGA
- a CDS encoding ribonuclease D has protein sequence MYPAEDQRLSQRPIIHIAVQSDVERLPAFHGLPNHAIVMPASAEAFSAAAQELLACACIGFDTESKPTFRVGEVSSGPHLIQFATPAKAYLLRVGLPGSIEAARTVLQAAQVVKIGFGLKSDRSRLH, from the coding sequence ATGTACCCGGCGGAGGATCAGCGCTTGAGCCAGAGGCCCATCATCCACATCGCGGTGCAGTCGGACGTCGAGCGGCTGCCGGCCTTCCACGGATTGCCGAATCACGCCATCGTCATGCCTGCGAGCGCCGAGGCCTTCTCCGCGGCAGCGCAGGAGCTTCTCGCCTGCGCCTGCATCGGTTTCGACACCGAATCCAAGCCGACCTTCAGGGTCGGCGAAGTTTCCAGCGGACCGCACCTCATCCAGTTCGCCACGCCGGCGAAAGCCTACCTGCTGCGAGTCGGACTGCCCGGATCCATCGAGGCGGCCCGCACCGTGCTGCAGGCAGCACAGGTGGTGAAGATCGGGTTTGGGCTGAAATCCGACCGCTCACGGCTGCACTAA
- a CDS encoding quinoprotein dehydrogenase-associated SoxYZ-like carrier, whose amino-acid sequence MSVRILLLLIALQGQAVLAADADPLQSVMWEYHHKGLLNGEPYVFDERVQVQVPPFAEDSRQVPIHVDARALGDEVVRIEAWADLNPIPRIFTFVPGDQMLPLVAIRIRVEQATPVRAAVLTRDGVWHVGSARVDAAGGGCTAPSVVRAQPGWEDRLGEVIGGRFARGDFSRLRLQVSHPMDNGLVGGIPEFFLNQAELRAADGQVLAALELYPAVAENPSLSLEVKGEQDTRLWLRDNNGNEFEAAL is encoded by the coding sequence ATGAGCGTCCGGATCTTGCTGTTGTTGATCGCCCTTCAGGGGCAGGCCGTGCTGGCGGCGGATGCCGACCCGCTGCAGTCGGTGATGTGGGAGTACCACCACAAGGGCTTGCTCAACGGCGAGCCCTACGTGTTCGACGAACGCGTGCAGGTACAGGTGCCGCCGTTCGCCGAGGACTCGCGGCAGGTGCCGATCCACGTCGATGCGCGTGCCCTGGGCGATGAGGTGGTGCGCATAGAAGCCTGGGCCGACCTCAATCCGATTCCGCGGATCTTCACCTTCGTCCCCGGCGACCAGATGTTGCCGCTGGTGGCGATCCGCATCCGTGTCGAGCAGGCCACCCCGGTACGTGCCGCCGTGCTGACTCGAGATGGTGTCTGGCATGTCGGCTCGGCGAGGGTCGATGCCGCTGGTGGGGGGTGCACCGCGCCCAGCGTGGTGCGCGCGCAGCCCGGCTGGGAGGACCGGCTCGGTGAGGTGATCGGCGGGCGCTTCGCGCGCGGTGACTTCAGCCGCCTGCGCCTGCAGGTCTCCCATCCCATGGATAACGGCCTGGTCGGTGGCATTCCGGAGTTCTTCCTCAACCAGGCCGAGCTGCGCGCTGCCGACGGGCAGGTCCTGGCAGCGCTCGAGCTGTATCCCGCCGTCGCCGAGAACCCCAGCCTCAGCCTGGAGGTGAAAGGCGAGCAGGACACCCGCCTGTGGCTGCGCGACAACAACGGCAACGAGTTCGAAGCCGCGCTCTGA
- a CDS encoding PQQ-dependent methanol/ethanol family dehydrogenase: MKHTGLRKPFAVTALCAAVAMSSLHAWAVTDQEILNDAKSTDQIVTNGLGLQGQRYSTLDALNTNNINQLRPVWGFSLGGEKQRGQEAQPLIKDGVMYITGSYSRVYALDARTGKELWQYDARLPDGIMPCCDVINRGVALYDDLVIFGTLDAKLVALNKDTGKVVWKKTVADYKAGYSLTAAPLVVNGKLITGVSGGEFGVVGKIEAYNAKNGELLWTRPTVEGHMGYVWKDGKKVEAGISGGEAGKTWPGDLWKTGGAAPWLGGYYDPDTDSLLFGTGNPAPWNSHLRPGDNLYSSSRLALDPNDGSIKWHFQSTPHDGWDFDGVNELISFDYQEGGKTIKAAGTADRNGFFYVLDRTNGKFIRGFPFVDKITWAKGLDKNGRPIYDDANRPGNPNEADKGKSVFVAPSFLGGKNWMPMAYSQDTGLFYVPSNEWGMDIWNEGVAYKKGAAYLGAGFTIKPLNEDFIGVLRAIDPKTGKEVWRYNNYAPLWGGVLATKGNLVFTGNPEGYLMAFDAKTGKKVYEFNTGSGIVGSPVTWEMDGEQYVSVLSGWGGAVPLWGGEVAKRIKEFNQGGMVWTFKLPKDLVAKR, translated from the coding sequence ATGAAGCACACCGGTCTTCGCAAGCCCTTCGCCGTGACGGCGCTATGCGCCGCGGTGGCGATGTCCAGCCTGCACGCCTGGGCCGTAACCGACCAGGAAATCCTCAACGACGCCAAGTCCACCGATCAGATCGTCACCAACGGCCTGGGCTTGCAGGGCCAGCGCTACAGCACCCTGGACGCGTTGAACACCAACAACATCAATCAGTTGCGACCGGTTTGGGGCTTCTCTCTGGGCGGTGAAAAGCAGCGCGGCCAGGAAGCACAGCCGCTGATCAAGGACGGCGTGATGTACATCACCGGCTCCTATTCGCGGGTGTATGCGCTCGATGCCCGCACCGGCAAGGAGCTGTGGCAGTACGATGCGCGCCTGCCGGACGGCATCATGCCGTGCTGTGACGTGATCAACCGCGGCGTGGCGCTGTACGACGATCTGGTGATCTTCGGCACCCTGGACGCCAAGCTGGTCGCACTGAACAAGGACACCGGCAAGGTGGTGTGGAAGAAGACCGTCGCCGACTACAAGGCCGGTTACTCGCTGACTGCCGCTCCGCTGGTGGTCAACGGCAAGCTCATCACCGGCGTTTCCGGTGGTGAATTCGGTGTGGTGGGCAAGATCGAGGCCTACAACGCGAAGAATGGCGAACTGCTGTGGACCCGTCCGACCGTGGAAGGTCACATGGGCTACGTGTGGAAGGATGGCAAGAAGGTCGAGGCCGGCATCTCCGGCGGCGAAGCGGGCAAGACCTGGCCCGGCGACCTGTGGAAGACCGGCGGCGCGGCGCCCTGGCTGGGCGGTTACTACGATCCGGACACCGACTCGCTGCTGTTCGGCACCGGCAACCCGGCGCCGTGGAACTCGCACCTGCGTCCCGGCGACAACCTGTATTCCTCCTCGCGCCTGGCGCTGGACCCGAACGACGGCTCGATCAAGTGGCACTTCCAGTCCACGCCGCATGACGGCTGGGACTTCGACGGCGTCAACGAGCTGATCTCCTTCGACTACCAGGAAGGCGGCAAGACCATCAAGGCTGCCGGTACTGCCGACCGCAACGGCTTCTTCTACGTGCTCGACCGCACCAACGGCAAGTTCATCCGCGGCTTTCCGTTCGTCGACAAGATCACCTGGGCCAAGGGCCTGGACAAGAACGGTCGGCCGATCTACGACGACGCCAACCGTCCGGGCAATCCGAACGAGGCCGACAAGGGCAAATCCGTGTTCGTCGCGCCGTCGTTCCTCGGTGGCAAGAACTGGATGCCCATGGCCTACAGCCAGGACACCGGGCTGTTCTACGTGCCGTCCAACGAGTGGGGCATGGACATCTGGAACGAGGGCGTCGCCTACAAGAAGGGCGCGGCCTACCTGGGTGCCGGCTTCACCATCAAGCCGCTCAACGAGGACTTCATCGGCGTGCTGCGCGCCATCGATCCGAAGACCGGCAAGGAAGTCTGGCGCTACAACAACTACGCGCCACTGTGGGGCGGCGTGCTGGCCACCAAGGGCAACCTGGTGTTCACCGGCAACCCGGAAGGCTACCTGATGGCGTTCGACGCCAAGACCGGCAAGAAAGTCTACGAGTTCAACACCGGTTCGGGGATCGTCGGTTCTCCGGTTACCTGGGAGATGGACGGCGAGCAGTACGTTTCCGTCCTGTCCGGCTGGGGTGGTGCGGTCCCTCTGTGGGGCGGTGAAGTCGCCAAGCGCATCAAGGAGTTCAACCAGGGCGGCATGGTCTGGACCTTCAAGCTGCCGAAGGATCTGGTCGCCAAGCGCTGA
- the exaA gene encoding quinoprotein ethanol dehydrogenase, which produces MKTRSHPGAPRPLALAVQCLALAGSLAMAGAVHAKPVSWEDIANDHVTTSNVLQYGMGTNAQRWSPLAQVNESNVFKLTPAWSFSFGDEKQRGQESQAIVHDGVIYVTGSYSRVFALDAKTGKRLWSYAHRLPDDIRPCCDVVNRGAAIYGDKIYFCTLDARVVALNKDTGKVVWNKKFGDHGAGYTMTGAPTLVKDGKTGKVLLIHGSSGDEFGIVGKLFARDPDTGEEIWMRPFVEGHMGRLNGKDSTPTGDIKAPSWPDDPNHPTGKKEAWSQGGGAPWQSASFDPETNTIIVGAGNPAPWNGWERTSDGGNPNDYDSLYTSGQVGVDPSTGEVKWFYQHTPNDAWDFSGNNELVLFDYKDKAGKTVKATAHADRNGFFYVVDRKDGKLQNAFPFVDGITWASHIDLKTGRPVENEGQRPPKPEPGEKHGKSVEVSPPFLGGKNWNPMAYSQDTGLFYVPANHWKEDYWTEEVSYKKGSAYLGQGFRIKRMYDDHVGILRAMNPATGKVEWEHKEKLPLWAGVLATKGNLVFTGTSDGYIKAFNAKTGDELWKFQTGSGVISPPITWEQDGEQYIGVTVGYGGAVPLWGGDMAVLTKPVAQGGSFWVFKLPDWEKKTAKR; this is translated from the coding sequence ATGAAAACAAGATCGCACCCCGGCGCACCCCGCCCGCTCGCACTTGCCGTGCAATGCCTGGCTCTGGCCGGCAGCCTTGCCATGGCGGGCGCCGTGCACGCCAAACCGGTCAGCTGGGAAGACATCGCCAATGACCATGTCACCACCAGCAACGTACTGCAGTACGGCATGGGCACCAATGCACAGCGCTGGAGCCCTCTGGCGCAGGTCAACGAGAGCAATGTGTTCAAGCTGACCCCGGCCTGGTCGTTCTCCTTCGGCGACGAGAAGCAGCGCGGCCAGGAATCCCAGGCCATCGTTCATGACGGCGTGATCTACGTTACCGGCTCCTATTCGCGGGTGTTCGCGCTCGATGCGAAGACCGGAAAGCGCCTGTGGAGCTATGCCCATCGCCTGCCCGACGACATCCGCCCGTGCTGCGACGTGGTCAACCGCGGCGCCGCCATCTATGGCGACAAGATCTACTTCTGCACCCTCGATGCCCGTGTCGTGGCACTGAACAAGGACACCGGCAAGGTCGTCTGGAACAAGAAGTTCGGCGACCATGGCGCCGGTTACACGATGACCGGCGCACCGACCTTGGTAAAGGACGGCAAGACCGGCAAGGTCCTGCTGATCCACGGCAGCTCCGGTGACGAGTTCGGTATCGTCGGCAAGCTGTTCGCCCGCGACCCGGATACCGGTGAGGAAATCTGGATGCGCCCGTTCGTCGAAGGCCACATGGGCCGCCTCAATGGCAAGGACAGCACCCCCACCGGCGACATCAAGGCGCCGTCCTGGCCGGACGATCCCAACCACCCCACCGGCAAGAAGGAAGCCTGGAGCCAGGGCGGCGGCGCGCCATGGCAGAGCGCCAGCTTCGATCCGGAGACCAACACCATCATCGTCGGTGCGGGCAACCCGGCACCCTGGAACGGCTGGGAGCGCACCAGCGACGGTGGCAATCCGAACGACTACGACAGCCTCTACACCTCAGGGCAGGTCGGCGTCGATCCGAGCACCGGCGAGGTGAAGTGGTTCTACCAGCACACCCCGAACGATGCCTGGGACTTCTCCGGCAACAACGAGCTGGTGCTGTTCGACTACAAGGACAAGGCCGGCAAGACCGTCAAGGCCACCGCCCATGCCGACCGCAACGGCTTCTTCTATGTGGTGGACCGCAAGGACGGCAAGCTGCAGAACGCCTTCCCCTTCGTCGACGGCATCACCTGGGCCAGCCATATCGATCTGAAAACCGGGCGACCGGTCGAGAACGAAGGCCAGCGCCCACCCAAACCGGAGCCGGGCGAGAAGCACGGCAAGTCGGTGGAAGTCTCGCCGCCCTTCCTCGGTGGCAAGAACTGGAACCCCATGGCCTACAGCCAGGACACCGGCCTGTTCTACGTGCCGGCCAACCACTGGAAGGAGGACTACTGGACCGAGGAAGTCAGCTACAAGAAGGGCTCCGCCTACCTGGGCCAGGGTTTCCGCATCAAGCGCATGTACGACGACCACGTCGGCATCCTGCGCGCCATGAATCCCGCCACCGGCAAGGTGGAATGGGAACACAAGGAAAAGCTGCCGCTGTGGGCCGGCGTGCTGGCAACCAAGGGCAACCTGGTCTTCACCGGCACCAGCGACGGCTACATCAAGGCCTTCAACGCCAAAACCGGTGACGAGCTGTGGAAGTTCCAGACCGGCAGCGGCGTGATTTCCCCGCCCATCACCTGGGAACAGGACGGCGAGCAGTACATTGGCGTAACGGTCGGCTATGGCGGCGCCGTGCCCCTGTGGGGCGGCGACATGGCCGTACTGACCAAGCCGGTCGCCCAGGGCGGCTCGTTCTGGGTATTCAAGCTGCCGGACTGGGAGAAGAAGACCGCCAAACGATGA
- a CDS encoding methyl-accepting chemotaxis protein, with product MFNKNLKRELAELREDAAINQQIKNSLYREMMVLELDPQGRIQHANELFISEMGYRREDLIGRPLDGFFSQQFRSEPNYSRLKTAMQRAEHVSGAYRLLRADGQEAWLRSIWQPIKGSDGTLHHFTLCATNLTRTIETSREHESVINALLRSTAVIEFDLGGHVITANQRFLDGMGYRLEQIKGKHHRMFCEREEAESAAYRDFWASLNRGEYIADRFKRIDAHGRTVWLEASYNPVHDAYGKLYKVIKFATVITDQVNRELAVAEAATIAYDTSHHTDLSAQRGAQVVQQTVDVMHRIAQQMQEASDGIEALDKQSQLISAILKTISGIADQTNLLALNAAIEAARAGDQGRGFAVVADEVRQLAARTSKAAEEIVGVVQKNQDLAQAAVHSMSSSRDQAEQGLEFANQAGAVIVEIQDGAQRVVSAVGQFASQLKN from the coding sequence ATGTTCAACAAAAACCTAAAACGGGAACTGGCTGAGTTGCGCGAGGACGCGGCAATCAACCAGCAGATCAAGAACTCGTTGTACAGGGAAATGATGGTCCTCGAATTGGACCCGCAAGGACGCATCCAGCACGCCAACGAGCTGTTCATCAGCGAAATGGGCTATCGCCGCGAGGACCTTATCGGTCGTCCGCTCGATGGCTTCTTCAGCCAGCAGTTTCGTAGCGAACCGAACTATTCACGGCTCAAGACCGCCATGCAGCGTGCCGAGCATGTCAGCGGGGCGTACCGCCTGCTGCGTGCCGATGGCCAGGAAGCCTGGCTGCGCTCCATCTGGCAACCGATCAAGGGCTCCGATGGCACGCTGCACCACTTCACCCTGTGCGCCACCAACCTGACCCGCACCATCGAGACGTCACGCGAGCACGAGAGCGTGATCAATGCACTGCTGCGCTCCACCGCCGTCATCGAATTCGACCTGGGCGGGCATGTCATCACGGCCAATCAGCGCTTCCTCGACGGCATGGGCTATCGCCTCGAGCAGATCAAGGGCAAGCACCACCGCATGTTCTGCGAACGCGAAGAGGCCGAATCCGCTGCCTACCGGGATTTCTGGGCCAGCCTGAACCGCGGCGAGTACATTGCGGACCGCTTCAAGCGCATCGATGCCCATGGCCGGACGGTCTGGCTGGAGGCTTCCTACAACCCGGTGCACGATGCCTACGGCAAGCTCTACAAGGTCATCAAGTTCGCCACCGTGATCACCGATCAGGTCAACCGCGAGCTGGCCGTCGCCGAGGCCGCGACCATCGCCTATGACACCTCGCACCACACTGATCTCAGTGCCCAGCGCGGCGCCCAGGTGGTCCAGCAGACCGTCGATGTGATGCATCGCATTGCCCAGCAGATGCAAGAGGCTTCCGATGGCATCGAGGCGCTGGACAAGCAGTCGCAGCTGATCAGCGCCATTCTCAAGACCATCAGCGGGATCGCCGATCAGACCAACCTGCTGGCGCTCAACGCCGCCATCGAAGCTGCTCGCGCCGGCGATCAGGGCCGCGGCTTCGCCGTAGTAGCCGACGAGGTGCGTCAGCTGGCCGCGCGCACCAGCAAGGCAGCCGAGGAAATCGTCGGGGTGGTGCAGAAGAACCAGGACCTCGCCCAGGCTGCCGTGCACAGCATGTCCAGCAGCCGAGACCAGGCCGAACAGGGCCTGGAATTCGCCAACCAGGCCGGCGCGGTCATCGTCGAGATCCAGGACGGCGCCCAGCGAGTGGTCAGTGCGGTCGGCCAGTTCGCCAGTCAGCTGAAGAACTGA
- a CDS encoding pentapeptide repeat-containing protein: MNAPCRLLLPLALFSSAAVFAADDGPLTVNGCVLQPDSQCANADLRGADLSNQDLRRINLAGANLSGANLRHANLDLANLEKADLTGATLNRASLQQANLRLANFTDAKLIAIQGWGLFAQATQFKGADLTGAYLEFARMSGAKLHGSTLRAADLEMTWLSKADLMGADLTDANLQEAKLNDANLADAVLTGARRHYATFQGTNMEGCKDCPHDWEK; encoded by the coding sequence ATGAACGCCCCTTGCCGTTTGCTTCTGCCACTGGCCCTGTTCAGCAGCGCCGCGGTCTTCGCCGCGGATGACGGCCCCTTGACCGTCAACGGCTGCGTGCTACAGCCCGACAGCCAATGCGCCAACGCCGACCTGCGCGGCGCCGACCTCAGCAATCAGGACCTGCGCCGGATCAACCTCGCTGGCGCCAACCTCTCCGGCGCCAACCTGCGCCACGCCAACCTCGACCTGGCCAATCTGGAAAAGGCCGACCTCACCGGCGCCACGCTTAATCGCGCCAGCCTGCAACAGGCCAACCTGCGCCTGGCCAATTTCACCGATGCCAAGCTGATCGCCATCCAGGGCTGGGGCTTGTTCGCCCAGGCCACGCAGTTCAAGGGGGCCGACCTCACCGGCGCCTACCTGGAGTTCGCGCGCATGAGCGGCGCGAAGCTGCATGGCAGCACCCTGCGCGCTGCCGACCTGGAGATGACCTGGCTGAGCAAGGCCGACCTGATGGGGGCGGACCTCACCGACGCCAATCTGCAGGAAGCCAAGCTCAACGATGCCAACCTGGCAGATGCCGTACTGACCGGTGCTCGCCGCCATTACGCGACCTTTCAGGGCACCAATATGGAAGGATGCAAGGACTGCCCGCATGACTGGGAAAAGTGA
- a CDS encoding quinoprotein relay system zinc metallohydrolase 1, translating into MRLFILIFAFCLTSSVHAELRYELQPQPLAEGVWLLEGSTANFDKANGGNIVNTGFIVTDSGVVVIDSGPSRRYGEAMREAIARVTDRPIIKVLLTHHHPDHVLGNQAFADVPIAALAGTTELLREQGNAMAENMYRLVGDWMRGTEVVLPTESVTTGTLEVGGRTLRLLALRGHTGADLAILDERTGVLFAGDILFYQRALTTPNSPGLDVWLADLDTLQGLPWKRLVAGHGPVADDAAPFAQMRDYLGWLDGLLRDSAASGADMNEVIQSPIPERFAGISLTRYELIRSVSHLYPRYEADALERVDQ; encoded by the coding sequence ATGCGCCTGTTCATTCTGATTTTCGCGTTCTGTCTGACGTCATCCGTGCACGCCGAGCTTCGCTACGAGTTGCAGCCGCAACCGCTCGCCGAGGGCGTCTGGCTGCTGGAAGGCTCGACGGCCAACTTCGACAAGGCCAATGGCGGCAACATCGTCAACACCGGTTTCATCGTCACCGACTCTGGCGTGGTGGTGATCGACAGCGGGCCGTCCAGACGCTACGGCGAGGCGATGCGCGAAGCCATTGCCCGGGTGACCGATCGGCCAATCATCAAGGTACTGCTGACCCACCATCATCCGGACCATGTGCTGGGCAACCAGGCATTCGCCGACGTGCCAATCGCCGCGCTGGCCGGTACCACCGAACTGCTGCGCGAGCAGGGCAACGCCATGGCGGAAAACATGTACCGCCTGGTTGGCGACTGGATGCGCGGCACCGAAGTGGTGCTGCCGACCGAGAGCGTCACGACCGGTACGCTGGAAGTCGGTGGGCGCACGCTGCGCCTGTTGGCGCTGCGCGGGCATACCGGTGCGGACCTGGCCATCCTCGACGAGCGCACAGGTGTGCTATTCGCCGGTGACATCCTGTTCTACCAGCGTGCGTTGACGACGCCAAACAGTCCGGGGCTGGATGTCTGGCTGGCTGATCTGGATACCCTCCAGGGCTTGCCCTGGAAGCGCCTGGTGGCCGGGCACGGCCCGGTGGCGGACGATGCCGCGCCATTCGCCCAGATGCGCGACTATCTCGGCTGGCTCGATGGCCTGCTGCGTGATTCCGCCGCCAGCGGGGCGGATATGAACGAGGTGATCCAGAGTCCGATACCGGAGCGTTTCGCCGGCATCAGCCTGACGCGCTACGAACTGATCCGCAGCGTCAGCCACCTCTATCCGCGCTACGAGGCCGACGCGCTCGAACGCGTCGACCAGTGA
- a CDS encoding substrate-binding periplasmic protein, protein MAGARLFLALWLTLCCALAQADVVRVRAFDDIIESGVLKVAMYENFPPYSYQQDGQPRGVDFELAQKLAEGLGLKLEVLWVTPDETLDDDLRNFIWKGHYLRRDVLADVMLRVPYDREFSYKRNELGELINELVVMFGPYQRERWQTAYDDRRIEDVPSVAVFQYHPIGVEVDSVPSFYLSSVFEGRLAKNLHHYPSVQQAFAALKEGEVDATMAMRGEIEWLMAQAGDSHLKLAENAYPNMGKQVWDLGMAVHESNRQLAYALEEVLEPLILEGGMEKLYAKHGLHYELPGLYQDVENDVAGR, encoded by the coding sequence ATGGCCGGCGCGCGGCTGTTCCTCGCGCTGTGGCTGACGCTGTGCTGCGCGCTGGCGCAGGCGGACGTGGTCAGGGTGCGCGCCTTCGATGACATCATCGAGTCGGGCGTGCTCAAGGTGGCGATGTACGAGAACTTCCCCCCGTACAGCTACCAGCAGGACGGCCAGCCGCGCGGCGTCGACTTCGAGCTCGCGCAGAAGCTTGCCGAAGGCCTGGGCCTCAAGCTCGAAGTGCTGTGGGTGACGCCGGACGAAACGCTGGACGATGACCTGCGCAACTTCATCTGGAAGGGGCACTACCTGCGCCGCGACGTGCTGGCCGACGTGATGCTGCGCGTGCCGTACGACCGCGAGTTCTCCTACAAGCGCAACGAGCTGGGTGAACTGATCAACGAGCTGGTGGTGATGTTCGGGCCTTACCAGCGCGAGCGCTGGCAGACGGCCTATGACGATCGGCGCATCGAGGACGTGCCCAGCGTGGCGGTATTCCAGTACCACCCGATCGGCGTGGAGGTGGACAGCGTCCCCTCGTTCTACCTGTCCTCGGTCTTCGAGGGTCGGCTGGCGAAAAACCTCCATCACTATCCCAGCGTGCAGCAGGCCTTCGCCGCGCTCAAGGAGGGCGAGGTCGACGCCACCATGGCGATGCGTGGCGAGATCGAATGGCTGATGGCCCAGGCGGGCGACAGCCACCTGAAGCTTGCGGAGAACGCCTACCCGAACATGGGCAAGCAGGTCTGGGATCTGGGCATGGCCGTACACGAGTCCAACCGCCAGCTGGCCTATGCGCTGGAGGAAGTGCTGGAACCGCTGATCCTCGAAGGCGGTATGGAAAAGCTGTACGCCAAGCACGGGCTGCATTACGAGCTGCCCGGCTTGTACCAGGATGTGGAAAACGACGTGGCCGGGCGCTGA